From Triplophysa dalaica isolate WHDGS20190420 chromosome 16, ASM1584641v1, whole genome shotgun sequence:
TAAAACCTCTTTTCCATTTCACAGAAGAGTTAAGACGGAGGTTAAGCATATGGGTTTAAAACAACACGAGGGAGAGTACACGGTGAGAGAATTtccatttctgggtgaactatcccttcattTAGATTCTCAAAGTCCAGCTTTAAGGTAAAATACCAATTGTCCTGTATCAGATATTTTCAGCATGATGTCTGTTGGCAGTTTTGGTCTAAAGGACTTATATTACAGAATTAATGTCCACAAGATAGCATTCCTGGTTATTGTTTTCACCCTAAGATGAGTCACAAGTGTTTCTGGTGTCAACTCCATTCATCTCACAGAAACGATGCGGTGTCGTTTACCTTggaattttatttcatttaaaataattcatacaaATGCATACAgtcacaaacatttctttttggattctgtttaacaaaaaatattcatatctCATAGTATATATAGTATGTATATTGCTAGCCTACCACTTTACCAGGAAGGAAACTATGTAGGCGATGGAGAGCTGCAACTATCCCGGTGTCCTCGAAAAACACGGTACAACCaagtcacacacaaacaggcaAGCATTACGCCAGCTTTGcacaagacatttttttctttttgttaacTTTATGTTTCGAAAACTaagcatttctgtttttttttaacacgtAAGGTAATACATGCTccgtaaataaaaataaaaacatactgaGTGTTTTTCATCAATGTACTGAATTTTGACTACAAAAAGACAAATGGGTATAAAACAATGCACTATGCGGTTTAatttaaaaggaaggaaggggGAAATAAATTTTCCTGAGAGGGTGTGCAAATCCCGCCTCTTTCGgggctttaaaaataaaacaagtgaaAGAATAGACTTTTTTGTAACTATAATCAGGTGGTGAGATGCTGTTTCCCCCGTAATGCTGTTtccgttttttttcttttctacaaACCACAAACAGGTTACATTCGCGTAATAGCTACTGTTGTTTTAACAACAAAACCCATTAGACAGACAAAATAACAGATAAAAGATCGTCCACTGCACTTGGACAGACTACAATCTAAACAGCAGGATTTTGCCTCGGGGAGAAGTTTACTTTGTTATAAATCCAcaagatttttatttcttttttttcccacACTAGATACTTCAAAGAGCTCAGTCCGTCACCGTCAGTCAAAGAGATGGCTACTTCAAAGTCgctgttatgtttttttggcGGCTGGTTCGGAGCCCGGGAGCCTGTTTCCGCTCCTCTTCTTTGGGGTAAAGAAGGACCAGGAGAGTTCGATAGTGGTACAGAAAGCCTTTGGACGGCGGGGCTACAACTGTTCGTTGGGGTGTTGCTCTCTATCTGGTTCGGGTTTGCCGGTCTGGCCGGGTGATGGGGCGTGTGGAGGGTGGGCTACGGTGGCCAGGCTGTGGGCTATGGGCACGGTACTTGGCATGATGCCTTCTACGGGCGGAGGGAGACCCCCTGAAACGAGACTCGCTACACCTGGGGGGTACCTGCAGGGTGGGAATAATTCAATACACATTCAATAGCATTTGGCCCTAACAACTGAGTAAAGTGTGCCACATGcagcatttatttttgttttttagaagaATGGTTCAACAGATTGTACCTATAAGATCCGTTAAGTTCTGGATGAACCATGTTAGGGTCCATCCCCGCCCAGTGCGTGGTCTGTGTGAGGAACTCTTTGTTCACGCAGTTCTTTAGGCTGTCTGGAATGCGACCTGTGGGCAGAAAACAACTTCATTACAGAAAACCCTAGAGTCATTGATCACAGCACACAAGCAGAGACTGCGAGATCAGACACCCAATGCTTCTGATTCATTTGACAAATGGCATGCGTAGATTCATGAGTCTGTGTACCGGTAATGGCTCGACGGATCTCCCTCGCCGCCTCCTCCCTCATCTCTATGGAGGCCTGTTCGCTGTACCAGGCGGCGTGTGGGGTGCAGATCAGGTTTGGGGCGTCTTTAAGAGGACCCTGGCTGAAACTGCGACACAGATACAGTTATAGTCTGATCACAAATGTGACTAACTGACAGAGCTGTAGACATTCTTGCTTTTTTGTAAAACCGCCAATGATCAACAATTTTTTATGGGAAAGTGTGCGCAAATGGATTATATCAAAACAAcgtataaatacaaaatatgaaatgtgggaaaataacaaacacagacaaacattttgaaatgttaaatgaaattGAGAATAGGCTacattattttctattattaatatttatatttatcatacaaaatagcataagagagatctATCTTCATTGTCagtttttcttgttaattttTGCAGTCACACTATTGGACAGATTTGCAGATTAGTCTGTCAACTACAAATGTAGAGAATTATGatgaaaatattgtctttttattttttttatttttattttttaatattgttgtatatttttttagcCTGGTTTGAGACATGCAAGAGGAATGCTTAAATCCAACGGTAGCCAGGAGTTTCTGACCCAACTTTTAAGAGGGAATGTTTTACAGAGATAGGAAATTCTTCATTGTGACTGCacttaaagcgatagttcacccaaagatgaaaattctgtgcgACTTTCTTgagcagaacacaaaaactatttttgacCCTGTTGGTAACAGATCagcgccggcacccattcacttctatttaaTTTACCTGAAGGGCTCTGTCTCATGGACGTCCAGGGCCGCCCCCCGTATTCTGCCCTCTTTCAATGCCTGGGCCAGAGCTTTCTCATCCACCAGACCTCCACGAGCAGTGTTCACCAGGAACGCCCCCTGACGCATCTACAGTCACACAAAGTCACGCTCACTGAATTTTATTCtaacacaaataatacagttcaTAAAACGAGCACGGCTGTGGGCAGCACCTGTTTGATGGTGAAGTCATTGATGAGGTGGTGGTTGTGTTCATTTAGACTGCAGTGCAGGGTGACACAGTCGCTGTGGAAGAGCAGGTCCTGTAAGGTGTTGACCCTCTGCAGCCCGAGGGCTCGCTCCATCCCGTCAGACAGGTACGGATCGTAGAAGATCACGTTAAAGCCGAATGCTTTGGCC
This genomic window contains:
- the LOC130438443 gene encoding C-terminal-binding protein 1 isoform X1, encoding MFHPSTGHIEGLRALKRVMQGIRPPIMNGPMHPRPLVALLDGRDCTVEMPVLKDVATVAFCDAQTTQEIHEKVLNEAVGALMYHTITLMREDLEKFKGLRIIVRIGSGFDNIDIKSAGDLGIAVCNMPAASVEETADSTMCHILNLYRRTTWLHQALREGTRVQSVEQIREVASGAARIRGETLGIIGLGRVGQGVALRAKAFGFNVIFYDPYLSDGMERALGLQRVNTLQDLLFHSDCVTLHCSLNEHNHHLINDFTIKQMRQGAFLVNTARGGLVDEKALAQALKEGRIRGAALDVHETEPFSFSQGPLKDAPNLICTPHAAWYSEQASIEMREEAAREIRRAITGRIPDSLKNCVNKEFLTQTTHWAGMDPNMVHPELNGSYRYPPGVASLVSGGLPPPVEGIMPSTVPIAHSLATVAHPPHAPSPGQTGKPEPDREQHPNEQL
- the LOC130438443 gene encoding C-terminal-binding protein 1 isoform X2 yields the protein MGSSHLLNKGLPLGIRPPIMNGPMHPRPLVALLDGRDCTVEMPVLKDVATVAFCDAQTTQEIHEKVLNEAVGALMYHTITLMREDLEKFKGLRIIVRIGSGFDNIDIKSAGDLGIAVCNMPAASVEETADSTMCHILNLYRRTTWLHQALREGTRVQSVEQIREVASGAARIRGETLGIIGLGRVGQGVALRAKAFGFNVIFYDPYLSDGMERALGLQRVNTLQDLLFHSDCVTLHCSLNEHNHHLINDFTIKQMRQGAFLVNTARGGLVDEKALAQALKEGRIRGAALDVHETEPFSFSQGPLKDAPNLICTPHAAWYSEQASIEMREEAAREIRRAITGRIPDSLKNCVNKEFLTQTTHWAGMDPNMVHPELNGSYRYPPGVASLVSGGLPPPVEGIMPSTVPIAHSLATVAHPPHAPSPGQTGKPEPDREQHPNEQL